The following coding sequences are from one Clostridioides difficile ATCC 9689 = DSM 1296 window:
- a CDS encoding extracellular solute-binding protein codes for MNRCKFAKLIITSMIVLLLTGCSLKKEDNYKLDPENPTSIQIWHYYNGQQKMAFDKLVKEFNDTVGAEKGIIVEAFSQGNVVDLSEKVLDSANKKVGSEDVPNIFAAYSDTAYEMDKLGLLVDMDKYISKEELNEYIDEYVEEGRINSKDEFKLFPIAKSTEILMLNKTDWDKFAKATNSNINDIKTIEGLVETSKKYYEWTDSLTKEPNDGKAFFGRDALANYIIIGSKQLGVEIFSVKDGKVTLNIDEKVMKKLWDNFYVPYINGYFASYGKFRSDDAKTGDILALVGSSSGAAYFPDRVMLNDNESYNIETSVFQAPRFKGEGKYAVQQGAGMAVTKSTKEEEYASVEFLKWFTDKEPNIKFSIASGYLPVKKKTNDLDVIKEVMKKDNLSLSDKVEGSIASSIEQINSCNLYTNKAFDGGTKARQILEYSMLDKAKEDSNKINELVKSGTSKKDAVAQFNNDKNFKTWFENFKAELENAIKK; via the coding sequence ATGAATAGGTGTAAGTTTGCAAAATTAATTATCACATCAATGATTGTTTTATTACTTACAGGATGTAGTTTAAAGAAGGAAGATAATTATAAGTTAGACCCAGAAAATCCGACATCAATACAAATTTGGCATTATTATAATGGACAGCAGAAAATGGCTTTTGATAAGCTTGTTAAGGAATTTAATGACACTGTAGGTGCTGAAAAAGGAATTATTGTTGAAGCATTCAGTCAAGGTAATGTAGTTGATTTATCAGAGAAAGTTTTAGATTCTGCAAATAAAAAAGTTGGTTCTGAAGATGTACCAAATATATTTGCAGCATACTCAGATACTGCATATGAAATGGATAAATTAGGGTTACTAGTAGATATGGATAAGTACATAAGTAAAGAAGAATTAAATGAATACATAGACGAATATGTAGAAGAAGGCAGAATAAATTCTAAGGATGAGTTTAAACTTTTCCCAATTGCAAAATCAACTGAAATTTTGATGTTAAATAAAACTGATTGGGATAAATTTGCAAAAGCTACAAATTCAAATATAAATGATATAAAAACAATTGAAGGATTAGTAGAGACATCAAAAAAATATTATGAATGGACAGATAGTTTAACGAAAGAGCCTAATGATGGTAAAGCATTTTTTGGAAGAGATGCTTTAGCAAATTATATTATTATAGGAAGTAAACAACTAGGAGTAGAAATTTTTTCTGTTAAAGATGGTAAAGTTACACTAAATATTGATGAAAAAGTTATGAAAAAACTATGGGATAATTTCTATGTACCATATATAAATGGATATTTTGCTTCTTATGGTAAGTTTCGTTCTGATGATGCAAAAACAGGTGATATATTAGCTCTTGTAGGTTCTAGTTCAGGAGCAGCATACTTTCCAGATAGAGTAATGCTAAATGATAATGAGAGTTATAATATTGAAACATCTGTTTTTCAAGCACCACGTTTTAAAGGAGAAGGAAAATATGCTGTACAACAAGGTGCAGGAATGGCTGTAACAAAATCTACTAAAGAAGAAGAATATGCATCAGTAGAATTTTTAAAATGGTTTACAGATAAAGAACCTAATATAAAATTCTCTATTGCTTCTGGATACTTACCAGTAAAGAAAAAAACGAATGATTTGGATGTTATAAAAGAAGTTATGAAGAAAGATAATTTGAGTTTATCTGATAAAGTTGAAGGTTCAATAGCCTCATCTATTGAACAGATTAACAGTTGTAATTTATATACTAATAAAGCATTTGATGGTGGAACTAAAGCTAGACAAATACTTGAATATTCAATGCTTGATAAAGCTAAAGAAGATTCAAATAAAATAAATGAATTAGTAAAAAGTGGAACTTCTAAGAAGGATGCAGTAGCACAATTTAATAATGATAAAAATTTTAAAACTTGGTTTGAAAATTTTAAGGCTGAGCTTGAAAATGCTATAAAAAAATAG